The following coding sequences are from one Lycium ferocissimum isolate CSIRO_LF1 chromosome 3, AGI_CSIRO_Lferr_CH_V1, whole genome shotgun sequence window:
- the LOC132050348 gene encoding uncharacterized protein LOC132050348, with translation MPKKSNGNSSNHDGDEREIFVVSSSSTESQSADAVHKYVSDTDEENDVVQNVDKEYVSDTDEEEEEKAVEVEKKVYKRKERKRDENEAKKVKKIVDSSESENLKTYMRKKKIKNGEEVENVAAKSSKKEKNMKEKNEKDSGKTVFGKKEKTGKTAKNNGDSSRGGKNEKNNKKKDERKEADGERKVAKKAKSNGGENEKDENNNKKKKRVEEGGGGGGKSAKKAKSNGVLSPLKKEEKNMKKTQNKNQNGGSSNGGENEKDENNNKKKREEEGGKSAKKAKSNGVSSPLKKEEKKMNKTQNKKEGDKEAEEKLVKKSNSNGVASPATKEKMKKEGKTNNVKVKNEATTNGTPKKKEEKKLKSKNKREDDDEEEEDEKSESTLYQFPHNRIHRMIKDENPDIRMSNEATFVINKATEKFLEVFCREAYACSFLDRNNYVGYNHLSSVVSKRPRFDFLSDFVPQKVRAEDALAEIPKAEET, from the exons ATGCCGAAGAAGAGCAACGGAAATTCAAGCAACCACGACGGAGACGAACGGGAGATCTTCGTCGTATCATCATCCAGTACCGAATCACAAAGCGCCGACGCCGTACACAAGTATGTAAGCGATACGGACGAAGAAAACGACGTCGTACAGAATGTTGACAAGGAGTATGTAAGCGAtactgatgaagaagaagaagaaaaagcgGTGGAAGTAGAGAAGAAGGTTTATAAAAGGAAGGAGAGGAAAAGAGATGAAAACGAAGCGAAAAAGGTGAAGAAAATAGTGGATAGTAGTGAGAGTGAAAACCTAAAAACGTATATgagaaagaagaagatcaaAAATGGAGAGGAGGTTGAAAATGTCGCTGCGAAAAGCagcaaaaaggagaaaaatatgaaggaGAAGAATGAAAAAG ATTCGGGGAAAACAGTGTTTGGTAAGAAGGAAAAAACAGGTAAAACGGCGAAGAACAATGGAGATTCTAGTCGTGGAggcaaaaatgaaaagaataatAAGAAGAAGGATGAGAGGAAGGAAGCAGATGGAGAAAGAAAAGTAGCAAAAAAGGCGAAAAGCAATGGAGgtgaaaatgagaaagatgagaacaacaacaagaagaagaaaagagtagaagaaggaggaggaggaggaggaaaatcAGCAAAAAAGGCGAAAAGCAATGGTGTTTTGAGTCcattgaaaaaagaagagaaaaacatgAAGAAGACACAAAATAAGAATCAAAATGGTGGTTCTAGTAATGGAGGTGAAAATGAGAAGGAtgagaacaacaacaagaagaaaagggaagaagaaggaggaaaatcagcAAAAAAGGCTAAGAGCAATGGTGTTTCGAGTCCgttgaaaaaagaagagaaaaagatgaACAAGACACAAAATAAGAAGGAAGGAGATAAAGAGGCTGAAGAAAAGCTAGTGAAAAAGTCAAATAGTAATGGAGTTGCAAGTCCAGCTACAaaggagaaaatgaaaaaggaggGCAAAACAAATAATGTGAAGGTGAAAAATGAAGCAACGACCAATGGtactcccaaaaaaaaagaggagaagaaaTTAAAGTCAAAGAACAAAAGGGAGGATGACGATGAAGAGGAGGAAGATGAGAAGAGTGAGAGTACTCTTTATCAATTTCCTCATAATCGAATCCATCGTATGATAAAGGATGAAAATCCTGATATTAGGATGTCGAACGAAGCAACCTTTGTTATTAACAAAGCTACG GAGAAATTTCTTGAAGTATTTTGCAGGGAGGCTTATGCTTGTTCTTTTCTGGATCGCAACAATTATGTTGGATACAACCATTTGT CTTCAGTTGTTTCCAAAAGACCCAGATTTGACTTTCTTTCAG ATTTTGTTCCCCAGAAAGTGAGAGCGGAAGATGCTTTGGCTGAAATCCCCAAGGCTGAGGAGACGTGA